TCTCAGCCTAAGGTAGATTTCAATCCTGATGATTATGAAACCAAGCAGGTCTTCTACGAAAGTAAGGATGGCACTAAAATTCCTATGTTCATCACGCACAAGAAAGGCATTGAGCTGAATGGTAAAAACCCCACCTATCTATATGCCTACGGTGGTTTCAATATCAGCCTACGGCCAAGCTTCAGTACCCCTCGAATCCTGTGGCTAGAAAATGGTGGCATCTATGCACAGCCAAACATTCGAGGTGGTGGCGAGTATGGTAAAGAGTGGCATGAGGCTGGCACGAAATTGAAGAAGCAAAATGTATTTGACGATTTCATCGCTGCAGGTGAATGGCTGATCAGTAACAATTATACATCAAGTGATTACCTGGCCATTGCTGGTGGTTCTAACGGTGGATTGTTAGTAGGAACTACGATGACACAGCGTCCTGATTTGGCGAAAGTAGCTTTCCCCGCTGTAGGAGTAATGGACATGCTTCGTTATCACAAATTCACAGCTGGTGCTGGTTGGGCGTTTGATTACGGTACATCCGAAGATTCTAAGGAAATGTTCGACTATCTGCACGGTTATTCTCCTGTTCATAACTTCAAACAAGGTACCGCTTATCCTGCGACCATGGTTACTACCGCCGATCATGATGATCGTGTGGTTCCTGCGCATTCATTCAAGTTTGCTGCTACAATGCAAGAGAATCACTCCGGGCCTAATCCGGTTTTGATCCGAATCGAAACAGATGCCGGACATGGTGCGGGAACTCCGATCACCAAAATTATTGAGCAAAATGCTGATCGCTATTCTTTTGCGTGGTACAACATGGGGGTGATCCCTGAAGTGGCGAAGAAGGTGTTGTAAGTACTTGATAAATATTCAGGTTGCAACCTAATCAGCATTGTAACCAGAGGAAACACCATTTTGAGTCTTCGAAATGGTGTTTTCATTTCATATTTGCCCAAATAAAATTCAAACATCATGGCCATCATTCGACAAGGAAATAAAGCAGACTTACCCGCCGCATTGGAATTGATCCGGGAACTTGCGATCTATGAAAAGGCTGAACATGAGGTGGCCAATACCGTCGAAATGATGGAAAAAGATGGCTTTGGAGCACAGCCGGTATTTGGATTCATTGTGGCTGAAGAAGACGGTGGAGAGATCATTGGCATGTCCATGTATTACTACCGCTACTCCACATGGAAAGGCAAACGCATGTACCTGGAAGATTTGATCGTAAAAGAAGCCAAACGCGGCTCTGGCGTAGGCAAGCTGCTGTTCGAGCGAACGATTGAAATCGGGAAAGAAACCGGATGTACAGGAATGATGTGGCAAGTACTGGACTGGAATGAACCTGCAATCAACTTCTACAAGAAGTACAATACTCGGATGGAAGACGACTGGATCAATTGTAATCTGGATTTTTAACAAAGAAAAGGTCATACTGAGCCTGCCTGGTCGGCAGACAGGGCTCTCGAACCCTAAACGACCTCCTCCAACACCGTCCTAAACGCCACAAACTTACCTCCATAGGCATCGTCGTGGTGTTTTCTCATCGCTGGGGCTTCTGTGTCCAGATAGGCCTCAATCTGGCCAATGTTCTCTGCAAAATACTGGATTGCATAGGTAATGCCCGTTGCATCAGGTACTTCATTTAATAATCGTAGGAACTTGGAGCCTGTGAACCGACCGGTATTCAATACTTCGGGAATGTGAACATTTTTCATCCATTGCTTCCATTCCTCTTCTACTTCCGGATCAATGTTTACGGTGACGTTGTAGATTAGCATCTGACCTGATTTTTTTGCAAACAAAACTAAAGCAAACGGGTTTACGATGAGATGAAAATACCCAACCAACATATCGGCATCGGTATTCTATTTTTTCACTTGATTGGTGCTTTTGGTACTTTCTGGCATATGACCAGGGAAACGACCCTTGCAATGACACCAGTTAATTTACTCCTGAGCAGTATACTAATCTTTGTGTGCCATGAAAAAATCACCACTCGCTGGACAATAACTGTCGTAATTTTAGCAATCATCGGCTATTTGGTAGAAGTGGCAGGGGTGGCCACCGGGCAGATTTTTGGGAAGTATCAATATGGGCCTGTTTTAGGTTATGCGATTTGGGACGTCCCATTAGCGATGGCATTGAACTGGTTTTTACTGCTGTACATTTTTGGGCAGCTAGTAGCCCCGTTGAAATTACCCCTTGCACTCAAAGCAATGTTGGCTGGATTTGGCATGGTTTTGCTGGATGTCATCATTGAACCGGTCGCAATTGAACTGAATTATTGGCGGTGGACCAATGTTTCTGTACCTTTTCAGAACTATGTAGCGTGGTTTGTGATCGGCTCGATCCTGCAAGTATTTTTTCTGAAAGCAAATGGCCCTATCAGGAATGCATTTGCCTTCTATTTGCTAGCAAGTCAATTGCTTTATTTTTTGTCCATCTTGCTGTTTTTATAAACCACTTTTTAACCAAGCGGTCGTTTGACTTGTTAAGTCTACGTTTTTTAATAACTAATCCGATCCCATGGGGAAAAAAGTCTGTGTTATAGGTTCTGGTTTTGCTGGTTTATCCGCAGCCTGTCATTTGGCGAAAGCTGGTTATCAGGTCACCGTGCTCGAAAAAAATGAGCAAGTGGGTGGCAGGGCTCGAACACTATCCGTAGATGGTTTTCACTTCGACATGGGACCTTCCTGGTATTGGATGCCGGACGTTTTCGAAAGATTCTTCAATCATTTCGGCAAACAAGCTTCAGATTTCTACGATCTCAAAAGACTGGACCCTTCCTATGCAGTAAAGTTCAAGGATGAGTTACTGCCCATTCCTGCGAAAATGGATGAGTTTGAGGCTATGTGTGAGCGGATTGAACCAGGAAGTTCAAAGGCATTAAGAAAATTTCTATCTCAGGCGCAATACAAATATGAGGTTGGCATTCACGATCTCGTTCATAAGCCTGGTAGGTCCCTGACAGAATTCATGGACGCCCGATTATTGTACGGCCTGACCAAAATGGATGTCCTGACTTCCATGCGGAAACACGTTCATCGTTTTTTCAAGTCCGATAAGCTCCGCGAGTTAATGGAGTTCCCGATCCTGTTTTTGGGGTCTACGCCAAGCAATACACCGGCACTTTACAGTCTGATGAATTATGCAGACATCTCACTAGGCACCTGGTATCCTATGGGTGGAATGAATAAGGTCATTCAGGGCATGGTCAGTATAGCCGAAGAACTGGGTGTTGAAATAAAGACGGAAGAAAAAGTACTTTCATTCCAATATGAGAAAAACGGCATTCAACGAATCGTTACCGAAAATCAGCGGTTTGAAACGGATCTGGTGGTCGCGGGTGCAGACTATAACCACATTGACCAATCTATCGTGGCTCCGGAGTTCCGACAGTATTCTCCCAAATATTGGGACAACCGGGAAATGGCCCCTTCGTCTCTGTTATTCTATCTGGGCGTGAAAAAGGAATTACCGAAGATGTTACATCACGTGCTGTTCTTCGATGAAGATTTCAATCACCACGCTCACGAGATCTACAATGACCCCAAGTGGCCTACCAAGCCTTTGTTGTACACCTCAGCAACGGGCAAGACAGATCCAGACGTAGCGCCTGCAGGTCACGAGAATTTGGTGGTATTGATCCCTGTCGCTCCAGGTTTGGAAGACACGCCTGAAATCCGTGAAAAGTATTACAATCTGGTGATGGATCGCCTGGAAGCATTCAATGAAACAAGCATTCGTGAACATGTGATCGTGAAAAAAAGCTTTGCCCACAATGACTTTCAGAATGATTATAACTCATTTAAAGGCAATGCCTACGGATTGGCCAATACCTTGCGACAAACCGCGATCCTGAAACCTCGACTAAAAAGTAAAAAACTCAAAAACTTATACCATACCGGGCAATTGACCGTCCCTGGACCTGGCGTCCCTCCTTCTCTGATCTCTGGAGAAGTGGTGGCCAAAGAGATCCACAAGGAATTTGCCTGATTTTTTGATTATGGATGAATTGTTCAACACTACGGCCCTCAAATGCAGCCGCCTGATCACGCAGCACTATAGTACTTCATTTACACTAGGCATTAAGACCTTACACAAGAAATTTCACCTGCCTGTTTATGCCGTGTATGGCTTTGTTCGCTATGCTGATGAGATTGTAGATACATTTCACGGCAAGAACAAGCAGGAATTGTTGCTGCGTTTCAAAGCAGATACTTATCGTGCCATTGAAGAAGAGATCAGCCTGAATCCGGTTTTGCATGCTTTTCAGATGGTCGTCAATGAATATGGGATCGATCATGACTTAATTGAGGCATTTCTCTATAGCATGGAAATGGACCTGGATCAAACACTACATGACCAGGAGTCCTACGAAAAATACATTTATGGCTCTGCAGAAGTAGTCGGATTGATGTGCTTACGGATTTTTTGTGAAGGCAACCGAAAGCAATACAATGAATTGTTAAGCTCTGCCAAGTCATTGGGTTCTGCTTTTCAAAAGGTGAATTTCCTGAGAGATATCAAAAGCGATTTTGATGACCGGGGGCGGGTTTACTTTCCTGGAGTGGACTTCAATCAGTTTACGCTAGAAGACAAAAAGCTGATCGAAGAAGACATTGAAAAGGATTTTAGAGACGCACTAGAAGGGATCAAAATGCTTCCCCAAGGAGCTAGAGGTGGTGTTTATTTGGCTTATGTATATTACTTCCAACTCTTTAAAAAAATCAAACGCCTTCCTCCTAGAAAGATTCTTTCCGAAAGGGTACGGGTTCCGGACAGCATCAAAATGTTGCTGTGGACCAAATCCTATGTGAAGAGTTCTCTGAATACCATTTAAAGGATGTCGCTGTATTTCTTGCTTCATTTCTGCACGATTTCCTTTCCGCTGGCCAGATCTTTTGAATACCGGGTCAAGTACTATACCAAATGGGCTCCCCTTGTACTGGCCATCCTGATCACGGGATTTGTGTTCATTGTTTGGGACATCCTGTTCACCAAATCCGGTGTTTGGGGATTCAACCCTGCTTATTTATCTGGATTTTACCTCGCGAACCTACCGATTGAAGAATGGTTGTTTTTCGTGACCGTCCCCTTCGCCTCTGTTTTCATTTACGAAAACGTCATTTATTTCATTCGCAAACCCCTAAAATCAGCCATCGCCCAGCGGATCATGTTGGTCATGGGAATCACTTTAGTTCTTATCGCTATTACCCACTACGATCAACTGTACACGTTTTATTGTTTCCTTGGCACTGGGATTTTATTGATATTACACGGAACTTACATCAAAGCAGAATACGCAGGGCATTTTTTAATTACTTACCTGTTTCATCTGATCCCATTTTTTGTCGTGAACGGCATCCTTACCGGGTCGTTTATCGATGGTCAGATTGTCTGGTACAACCCTGCAGAGCATTTTGGCATCTTATTGATGACGATCCCAATTGAGGATTCGATTTACTCGATGTTTCTGCTATTAATGAACATAACACTGTACGAATACTTTAAAAAGACCCGGTTTTCCTGAACAAGACCTCATTTATCTAGTTGTAATGATTATGAAGAATCTCACTGTAAATATCGATCAAAACTCCGGCTTTTGCTTTGGAGTGGTATTTGCAATTGAGATGGCAGAAGAGATCCTGGATGAATTTGGTGAACTGTATTGCCTGGGAGATATCGTTCACAATGATGAAGAGGTTAAACGATTAGAGCAAAAAGGGCTGAAGATCATAAGTCATGATGACTTGCTTACAATCCGGGATGCCCGGGTGCTGATCCGAGCTCATGGCGAACCACCTTCTACTTACAAGATTGCCACCATGAACAACCTGGAGCTGATCGATGCTTCTTGCCCAGTGGTATTGAAACTGCAAAATAGAATTAAGAACTCCTACGATAAGAAGCAGAATATCTATATCTATGGAAAGCATGGCCATGCAGAAGTGGTGGGCCTCATGGGGCAAACCATGAATCAAGCGGTCGTCTTTCAGGATCTGGAAGAATTAGATCTGGAAGAAATGCCACGGGAAATCACGCTTTATAGCCAGACGACCAAGAGCACAGATAAATTTTACGACATTACTCGTCAACTTGCAGAGGCTGGCATTCAGGTGAATTCGCATGATACCATTTGCCGACAGGTTTCTAACCGTGATAAGGAGCTCAGGAACTTTGCCCAAAAGTTTGATAAGATCGTATTCGTTTCAGGCACCAAATCATCGAATGGTAAAGTGCTTTATAACATTTGCAAGCAAAATAATCCTGGATCATTCTTTGTTTCCAGTCCTTCAGAAATCAACAATGATTGGTTCAATACCAATGATTCTGTAGGCGTATGTGGCGCAACATCCACCCCTATGTGGCTCATGGAACAAGTCCGGGATCAACTCTTAACGTATTAAGTATATCTTCACACCATGTCAATAGCGATCAATACACTACTGGTGGTTGGTACCTTCTTCTTTATGGAAGGCATTGCCTGGTTTACACACAAATACATCATGCATGGGTTCCTGTGGTCCTGGCATCGTTCGCACCATAAAGTGCATCCGCATCCGCTTGAAATGAATGACTTGTTCGCCCTGGTCTTCAGCATTCCTTCTGTAGCGCTGATTGTGATCGGATTTGAAGTGGCATCCGTTTCCTGGCTGAAATTCATTGGCTTTGGCATTCTGGGATATGGCATTTTCTATTTCATCTTTCATGATGTCATCGTCCACCGACGAATCAAGATCAAATTCAAGGCGAAACATCGCTACATGCGCCGGATCATCAACGCACATTACATTCATCATGAAAGTCATTCTAAAGAAGGTGGACGTGCTTTTGGGTTTCTGTATGCTCCAAAGAGGTTCGAGGAGTCTAAATCATAAACTTTCTCAACCCAAATAAGTGACCATCCGTACCTATAGGTCGATCTAGCTTTATCGAATGAATGTATCTGACCACCTGCAACAACGTATGCAGGAACACCAAACTCAATTGAAGGCGCTTGTAGCGAAAGGTTCGCAAATCGTTTCTGCCAGGATATTGAGCTTCCTAATTGGTGTTGCCTGGCTTATCTGGGCCATTAGTGACCCTGAAATGGCGATTGCTCCCTATTTAAGTGTTGCGTTTTTCATCCTCTTCTTTGTTATCCTGAACAAAGACAAAGCCAACGAAAATAAAAAGCTGCTTACAAAGAACCTGGTAGCAATTGATGAGGAAGAAATCAAACGACTGAATGGCGACCTGGATGGGCTAGCCACCGGTGATCAATATCATGAACCGGGACATCCCTATGCTCATGACCTGGACATCTTCGGGAAGCATTCCCTCTTTCAGCATATCAATCGGACCAATTTATATGGATCGAGTGATTTGTTGGCCAACTGGCTGAAAACCCCGGTCAGCAAACAGGAAGCCACTGAGCGCCAACAAGCCATTGCCGAACTCCGTGATCAGGAGAGCTGGCGCATTGGTTTTCAGTCAAAAATGCGGCTGTTGCAAGACGCGAAGGGAAAGATTGATTTTTCTTCCGATAAACCATACTCTCCATTTTATCTGATCGCTGCCATTGTCCTAGGCCTGATTACAGTTGCGATACTCATCGGTTTCGCCATCAATCTATTGCCATCAGGATATGTTTGGGTGGCCGTGCTGACCAATGGCACGGTGCTAGGCGTATATAACTTCAAAATTCAACGGAAAGCAGTTCGTACCGGCATCCTACTGAAATATTTACAGGGCTTTTTGTTGGGTATGGACCACATCGTCAACGGAAAATTTGCTTCCCCCACTTTATTGAAAACTCAAAACCTGGTGGATCAAAAAGCCATGAAAGCGATTGGGCAACTACGTCAGATTATTTTCTTGTTGGACTCCAGAGGCAACTTGATGTGGCCTATGGTCAATCTCGTTTTCCTAGTGGACATCTACAGCGGCTTCCTCATGAATTGGTGGTCAAGGAAAAATGGCAAGGACTTTCAAACATGGATCGAGGCGATCAGCTTCTTTGAAGCACATGCAAGTTGTGCTTCCTATTGGCAGTTGCATCCGGAATTTACGGTACCGGATTTGCAGGGAGGTGAAAAAGTTTGGAAAGGCGAGGTAGTCGGACATCCACTGCTCAAAGCAGGGCAGCGGGTTAGTAATGACTTTCAATTGGATGCCCGGATGAACCTGATCACTGGTTCGAACATGTCAGGTAAAAGTACCTTTTTGAGGACAATGGGGATCAATACCATTATGGCCTGGGCTGGTCTACCCGTATGTGCTGAAAGTTTGACCCTTTCTAATTTTCTTCCCTACACATCCATGCGAACCCAGGATGATCTTTCGCAAGGTGCGTCTTCGTTTTATGCAGAGTTAAAAAGGATTCAGGGGCTCTTTACGCTGTTGGAAGAAAGAGAATCGGATGTACTCTTCCTTCTCGACGAAATTTTGAAAGGCACGAATTCACATGATCGCCATATCGGTGCATTAGGAATTATTCAACGATTGATCGCTAAGGAATCGACCGGATTCATTTCTACCCACGACCTGGACCTGGCCGATCATTACCTGGAGCATGATAAAGTGCGAAACCTCAGCTTTAATAGCGTGATGAAGGATGATCAGTTGGTTTTCGATTATTACCTTCATGAAGGAAAGTGTCACTCTACCAATGCTTCGGAGTTGATGAAGATCATGGGGATTATTGATTAGATGTCACACTTCCTACCTAGCCGGCAGGTTGGCGAGAGCCTCAGCGTGACAACCAGGCTCAGCATGACATAGGGATATAATGTGAAAGTTAATTGTGAAATATCGTTGCGGAATAAGGTGCAATCACAATTTTTTTACCAATGATTTTGTGATTCAAATCAGCTTTTCCCTCTGCTACAACTAGCTGCCAATTTCCAGCCGGGAGCTCTACTTCCAAAGGCTTGGCTCCGCCATTGAAACAAACACCAATATTTTCCCATTCATCACCATTGGCATAATCGTTTAGCCAATAGCCGAGTAAGTTCGGGTGCTCCTCTTCCATGAAAACCAGCTTGGCCTGAAGCACTTTTGGGTCTGTCATTCGAAAAGCAGGATGTGCTTTCCGCAATGCGATCAGAGAGCGGTAGTAATCATATACTTCGAGATATTGGTCCTTTTGTTCCCATTTGATGCTGTTGATCGCATCTGGACTTTCAAAAGAATTGTGTTCTCCATTTTTTGACCTTAGGAATTCTACACCGCCATGCAGAAATGGAATTCCCTGCGAAGTAAGCACGATGGTATTGGCCAGTTTGTGCATCTCAATTTTTTCCTGCTCCGAAGCATCTGGTCTGGAAATATTGATCTTATCCCAAAGCGTCAGGTTATCGTGACAGGATACGTAGTTGATGCATTGCTCGGGTGAATTGGCCCATGGTGCTTTGCTGTAGTTGACACTAGCATAATTGATCTGTGGGTGTTGTGTGGCACCAACTATTCCGAATTTGATGCTTTCCTTGGCTTTTGACAGCCCCGTGGCAAAACCTGTCTCTTGATGGACAAACACACTTCCTTTGACACCATCACGTAAGTCATCACTGAAGGCCGCAATTTGTTTGAGCTGCATGGTGTTGGCTTTTATCGCACGCTCTATCTCGGGTAAAGGACTAGGTCCGGCGGCCCAACCTTCTCCATACAGGATAATTGAGGGATTAATTGACTTCAGCTCATCGGAAATCTCATTCATCGTCGTGATATCATGAATGCCCATCAAATCGAACCGAAAGCCATCAATGTGATACTCTTGTGCCCAATATTTCAGCGATTCAATCATGAACTTGCGCATCATGAATCGCTCGGAGGCCGTTTCATTGCCACAGGCCGAGGCATTCGAAAAACCACCCTTCGTATCTTGTCGATAATAATAATCAGGGACAAGTTGATTAAAATTAGAATCCCAGGTTGGGCCCGTATGGTTGTAAACCACATCCATGATTACTCCTATTCCTTTCTCATGCAAAGCCATGACCATTTGTTTGAATTCACGGATTCGAGTCAAGGGATCATACGGATCAGTCGAGTATGAACCTTCAGGTACATTGTAATTCAAAGGGTCGTATCCCCAGTTGAATTGTTGTCGGGCTGATGCTGCCTCATCGATGGATCGAAAATCAAAGACGGGTAGCAAATGAACATGAGTGATCCCTAACTCAACTAAATGATCGAGGCCTGTGGATGTACCTGTAGGCAGTTTAGTTCCTGATTCTGTAAAAGCTATGAATTTGCCTTTGGACTGATGCCCCGATAAGTCGGAAATTGAAAAATCACGTACATGAAGTTCATAAATGATCATG
This genomic stretch from Cytophagales bacterium harbors:
- a CDS encoding beta-carotene hydroxylase produces the protein MSIAINTLLVVGTFFFMEGIAWFTHKYIMHGFLWSWHRSHHKVHPHPLEMNDLFALVFSIPSVALIVIGFEVASVSWLKFIGFGILGYGIFYFIFHDVIVHRRIKIKFKAKHRYMRRIINAHYIHHESHSKEGGRAFGFLYAPKRFEESKS
- a CDS encoding GNAT family N-acetyltransferase — protein: MAIIRQGNKADLPAALELIRELAIYEKAEHEVANTVEMMEKDGFGAQPVFGFIVAEEDGGEIIGMSMYYYRYSTWKGKRMYLEDLIVKEAKRGSGVGKLLFERTIEIGKETGCTGMMWQVLDWNEPAINFYKKYNTRMEDDWINCNLDF
- a CDS encoding carotenoid biosynthesis protein yields the protein MKIPNQHIGIGILFFHLIGAFGTFWHMTRETTLAMTPVNLLLSSILIFVCHEKITTRWTITVVILAIIGYLVEVAGVATGQIFGKYQYGPVLGYAIWDVPLAMALNWFLLLYIFGQLVAPLKLPLALKAMLAGFGMVLLDVIIEPVAIELNYWRWTNVSVPFQNYVAWFVIGSILQVFFLKANGPIRNAFAFYLLASQLLYFLSILLFL
- a CDS encoding DUF4286 family protein, which produces MLIYNVTVNIDPEVEEEWKQWMKNVHIPEVLNTGRFTGSKFLRLLNEVPDATGITYAIQYFAENIGQIEAYLDTEAPAMRKHHDDAYGGKFVAFRTVLEEVV
- a CDS encoding 4-hydroxy-3-methylbut-2-enyl diphosphate reductase translates to MKNLTVNIDQNSGFCFGVVFAIEMAEEILDEFGELYCLGDIVHNDEEVKRLEQKGLKIISHDDLLTIRDARVLIRAHGEPPSTYKIATMNNLELIDASCPVVLKLQNRIKNSYDKKQNIYIYGKHGHAEVVGLMGQTMNQAVVFQDLEELDLEEMPREITLYSQTTKSTDKFYDITRQLAEAGIQVNSHDTICRQVSNRDKELRNFAQKFDKIVFVSGTKSSNGKVLYNICKQNNPGSFFVSSPSEINNDWFNTNDSVGVCGATSTPMWLMEQVRDQLLTY
- the crtI gene encoding phytoene desaturase family protein, yielding MGKKVCVIGSGFAGLSAACHLAKAGYQVTVLEKNEQVGGRARTLSVDGFHFDMGPSWYWMPDVFERFFNHFGKQASDFYDLKRLDPSYAVKFKDELLPIPAKMDEFEAMCERIEPGSSKALRKFLSQAQYKYEVGIHDLVHKPGRSLTEFMDARLLYGLTKMDVLTSMRKHVHRFFKSDKLRELMEFPILFLGSTPSNTPALYSLMNYADISLGTWYPMGGMNKVIQGMVSIAEELGVEIKTEEKVLSFQYEKNGIQRIVTENQRFETDLVVAGADYNHIDQSIVAPEFRQYSPKYWDNREMAPSSLLFYLGVKKELPKMLHHVLFFDEDFNHHAHEIYNDPKWPTKPLLYTSATGKTDPDVAPAGHENLVVLIPVAPGLEDTPEIREKYYNLVMDRLEAFNETSIREHVIVKKSFAHNDFQNDYNSFKGNAYGLANTLRQTAILKPRLKSKKLKNLYHTGQLTVPGPGVPPSLISGEVVAKEIHKEFA
- a CDS encoding phytoene/squalene synthase family protein; protein product: MDELFNTTALKCSRLITQHYSTSFTLGIKTLHKKFHLPVYAVYGFVRYADEIVDTFHGKNKQELLLRFKADTYRAIEEEISLNPVLHAFQMVVNEYGIDHDLIEAFLYSMEMDLDQTLHDQESYEKYIYGSAEVVGLMCLRIFCEGNRKQYNELLSSAKSLGSAFQKVNFLRDIKSDFDDRGRVYFPGVDFNQFTLEDKKLIEEDIEKDFRDALEGIKMLPQGARGGVYLAYVYYFQLFKKIKRLPPRKILSERVRVPDSIKMLLWTKSYVKSSLNTI
- the pulA gene encoding type I pullulanase gives rise to the protein MTGYAQEMVNADFSEFLNYDGTDLGLARNDHEYTLKVWSPYAKRMELKLYSSENHKIPVASLDMKISRYGIWEITFLQKAEYSFYRLQSTYENETKNEVVDPYARVVTVNGEMGVLAFPEEANPQGWMIDMGPVYSSMTDMIIYELHVRDFSISDLSGHQSKGKFIAFTESGTKLPTGTSTGLDHLVELGITHVHLLPVFDFRSIDEAASARQQFNWGYDPLNYNVPEGSYSTDPYDPLTRIREFKQMVMALHEKGIGVIMDVVYNHTGPTWDSNFNQLVPDYYYRQDTKGGFSNASACGNETASERFMMRKFMIESLKYWAQEYHIDGFRFDLMGIHDITTMNEISDELKSINPSIILYGEGWAAGPSPLPEIERAIKANTMQLKQIAAFSDDLRDGVKGSVFVHQETGFATGLSKAKESIKFGIVGATQHPQINYASVNYSKAPWANSPEQCINYVSCHDNLTLWDKINISRPDASEQEKIEMHKLANTIVLTSQGIPFLHGGVEFLRSKNGEHNSFESPDAINSIKWEQKDQYLEVYDYYRSLIALRKAHPAFRMTDPKVLQAKLVFMEEEHPNLLGYWLNDYANGDEWENIGVCFNGGAKPLEVELPAGNWQLVVAEGKADLNHKIIGKKIVIAPYSATIFHN
- a CDS encoding lycopene cyclase domain-containing protein, whose protein sequence is MSLYFLLHFCTISFPLARSFEYRVKYYTKWAPLVLAILITGFVFIVWDILFTKSGVWGFNPAYLSGFYLANLPIEEWLFFVTVPFASVFIYENVIYFIRKPLKSAIAQRIMLVMGITLVLIAITHYDQLYTFYCFLGTGILLILHGTYIKAEYAGHFLITYLFHLIPFFVVNGILTGSFIDGQIVWYNPAEHFGILLMTIPIEDSIYSMFLLLMNITLYEYFKKTRFS